In Halorubrum sp. BV1, the following proteins share a genomic window:
- a CDS encoding DUF5781 family protein, with protein sequence MDLRVQGDVPPDPFLGAADLFETECSLADPVQVKVREDPDERTWAGHYDGYHVLNVSKRAATSAMARELAVHELSHMARYEEGHASHVQSTEEALYLGLSGERVERRKLAHCYQIANHMKDIYADDITLSVAPADKLLGFLESTLAAAVADRPTASRDGSPPVTAGADPEITAVNAAFALALVERHDIAGPGHRIYDLARAAGSDTDAVDVDAFKERFLALGPDPSESDYRKALVDAARAYAI encoded by the coding sequence ATGGACCTCCGCGTGCAGGGAGACGTCCCTCCCGATCCGTTCCTCGGTGCCGCAGACCTGTTCGAGACCGAGTGCTCGCTCGCCGATCCCGTCCAAGTGAAGGTGCGGGAAGACCCCGACGAGCGGACGTGGGCCGGTCACTACGACGGCTACCACGTCTTGAACGTCTCGAAGCGCGCCGCCACGAGCGCGATGGCCCGCGAGCTGGCGGTCCACGAACTCTCGCACATGGCCCGCTACGAGGAGGGCCACGCCTCGCACGTCCAGTCGACGGAGGAGGCGCTGTACCTGGGTCTCTCCGGCGAGCGCGTCGAGCGTCGAAAGCTCGCGCATTGCTACCAGATCGCAAACCACATGAAAGACATCTACGCCGACGACATCACGCTCTCGGTCGCGCCCGCCGACAAACTCTTGGGCTTCCTCGAATCGACCCTCGCGGCCGCCGTCGCCGACAGGCCGACCGCCTCGCGTGACGGCTCGCCGCCCGTAACGGCCGGAGCGGACCCGGAGATCACCGCCGTCAACGCCGCCTTCGCGCTCGCGTTAGTCGAGCGCCACGACATCGCCGGCCCGGGTCACCGGATCTACGACCTCGCGCGGGCCGCCGGCAGCGACACCGACGCGGTCGACGTCGACGCGTTCAAAGAGCGGTTCCTCGCGCTCGGTCCCGACCCCTCCGAGAGCGACTACCGGAAGGCCCTCGTCGACGCCGC